One part of the Trypanosoma brucei brucei TREU927 chromosome 4, complete sequence genome encodes these proteins:
- a CDS encoding acyl-CoA binding protein, putative (similar to GB:AAF75257.2: acyl-CoA binding protein {Trypanosoma brucei} (PMID:10777537)), which produces MVEETLDEKFQRLSKTLGVKATRPRMSIQTKLDLYGLWHQATGGPVKTPKPSRVNVVASTKWNARKKYEKLSKDEAKRKFVELAEKVVPPSNL; this is translated from the coding sequence ATGGTGGAGGAAACGCTTGATGAAAAGTTCCAACGGCTCTCGAAGACGTTAGGGGTAAAGGCTACGCGACCAAGGATGTCCATTCAGACTAAGTTAGATCTCTACGGCCTCTGGCATCAGGCGACGGGTGGGCCAGTCAAGACTCCCAAACCGTCGCGCGTGAATGTTGTGGCATCGACCAAATGGAATGCACGCAAAAAGTACGAAAAGTTGAGCAAAGATGAGGCAAAGAGGAAGTTTGTAGAGCTTGCGGAAAAGGTAGTGCCCCCGTCGAACCTgtag
- a CDS encoding mu-adaptin 3, putative (similar to Adapter-related protein complex 3 mu 1 subunit (Mu-adaptin 3A) (AP-3adapter complex mu3A subunit) (Swiss-Prot:Q9Y2T2) [Homo sapiens]), which produces MITGLFFLNKHGEVIIEKEFREKVPRSSLEDFWCTYMTPLRSIEEAPAVITYSRFAFIQIHRNDVVLLAVATSECFPLFVMEVLALAAKVVQKYLKVISESTLRENFSLVYQLLVELIDNGYPLTTEMHVLEELVLPPSLENVFRSALEAPVAIKRRHMGSRAVPWRDPATKHSSNEIFFDIVENLDCIVDCEGNVVQSAVRGAVEVNCRLSGLPEVIMRLTGIDCIEDIAMHRCVRRSRYEVDRMISFIPVDGKFTLLQYRCKMANSVQVPFYVTPQITFNASVGRFNCMVGFRGSGLAARSREYEIQKLIIHLPLPPQTEAVQVHSISHGNTNFKKARNMLVWNVGSLHRGTCSLSGEFTFGTEREKEGLAPCTGGSALVEFSIPNYLLSSIRVDSVQVLNDLTKPYKGVKYVTTAGRFAVRTI; this is translated from the coding sequence ATGATAACCggccttttcttccttaatAAGCATGGCGAGGTTATTATTGAGAAGGAATTCCGTGAGAAGGTACCCCGCTCCAGCCTGGAAGACTTCTGGTGCACCTATATGACTCCATTGCGTTCGATTGAAGAGGCACCCGCTGTTATTACGTACAGCCGGTTTGCCTTTATTCAAATCCATCGTAACGATGTCGTCCTCCTGGCGGTTGCAACAAGTGAGTGTTTCCCCCTATTCGTGATGGAAGTCCTAGCGCTGGCCGCAAAAGTGGTGCAAAAGTACCTCAAAGTCATCTCTGAGAGCACGTTGCGTGAgaatttttctttggtgtaTCAATTGCTTGTGGAGCTCATTGACAATGGATACCCACTGACAACTGAAATGCACGTGCTAGAGGAGTTGGTGCTTCCACCGTCGTTAGAAAATGTGTTTCGTAGTGCTCTGGAAGCACCAGTAGCGATAAAGCGGCGCCATATGGGTTCCCGTGCCGTACCGTGGCGGGACCCTGCGACAAAGCACTCATCAAATGAGATTTTCTTCGATATAGTGGAAAATTTGGATTGCATAGTCGATTGCGAAGGAAATGTGGTGCAGAGCGCTGTCCGTGGTGCCGTGGAGGTGAACTGTCGTCTGAGTGGGCTGCCCGAAGTCATCATGCGGTTAACTGGCATCGATTGCATCGAAGACATTGCCATGCATCGGTGTGTTCGACGTAGCCGTTACGAGGTCGACCGCATGATCAGTTTTATACCTGTTGATGGGAAGTTTACGCTGTTGCAGTACCGCTGTAAAATGGCCAATAGTGTGCAGGTTCCCTTCTATGTTACACCGCAAATTACTTTTAATGCCAGTGTTGGTCGATTTAACTGTATGGTGGGATTCCGTGGTTCTGGTCTCGCAGCAAGGAGCAGGGAATACGAGATTCAGAAACTTATCATCCACCTTCCCCTTCCGCCCCAGACAGAGGCGGTGCAGGTGCACAGCATCTCACACGGGAACACGAACTTTAAGAAGGCACGTAACATGCTGGTGTGGAATGTAGGGTCACTTCATCGTGGCACGTGCTCACTTAGTGGCGAGTTTACGTTTGGTacggagagggaaaaggagggactAGCGCCGTGTACAGGAGGCTCTGCGTTAGTTGAGTTCAGCATCCCAAACTATCTACTGAGTAGCATCCGCGTCGACAGTGTTCAGGTGTTGAATGATTTGACAAAGCCCTACAAAGGTGTCAAATATGTTACGACGGCTGGGAGGTTTGCCGTGCGGACAATTTGA